The genomic interval TCTTTCCAGATACCTTTTCGGTAGCCATATTTACTTACTGCCTGAGTAACTGAGTACTGTTTCTCTGTAATTTGATAGCTTTTAGCTAAGCTAAGGTTATAGGCTTAATGGCTTATAACTGTTTGATTCATTACAGTTTGCCTTTACAGACATGATATTTTCTGAtcattactttttaattttgtaacaGTTCTCCAAATTTCTTCACTGGAACAAATCTGTAATCAAGACTATCTGATTTTTCGCTAACTTTAAACATAGTGACTTGGTGGATAATTGATGCTAGTAGGTGTTGTTGCATTTGTGCTGTCTTTTTCAGTAGTTTATGAAAGAGATGTTTAAGGAAACTCAGATAATTCTGTGAAGAGGATAGTGGTCATGGAAGGTGTGGTAACCAGTACAGTTAGTGAGCCAAAACAAGACAATGAGCAAAGGGATTCTTCAGCAGAATTTCCCAGAGCCTTGACTGACATGGAGACTTCAGCCATGCATGATCCTGAAGCTCAAAATCTAATTGGACATGAAGCTGATACTGAATTAACGCCTTATGAAGGAATGGAATTTGAGTCTGAAGATGCTGCGAGGGATTTCTACAGCAAGTATGCAAGACATGCAGGTTTTCGAATTCGAATCAGCAGGTACACTCGCTCTAGGCGTGATAATTCAATAATTTCTCGTCGTATTGTATGCTCAAAAGAGGGGTTTCATGAAACTCGTGACTGTGAAAACCTTCATGTGGACCAGAAACAGCAAGCAAGGGTAGGAACTAGAGTTGGTTGCAAGGCCATgttaatgattaaaaagttTGGGCCTGACAAATGGGTTGTTAccaaattcataaaaaaccaTAATCATGGACCAGTTCCACCAAGAAAACTTCATGCTGGAGAACATGATTCTGATCTAAAGGAAAATCCACATTCTATTGAAGCGGTCCCTATTGATGAGCCAGTCGAGGGTATGGAATTTGAATCTGAAGAAGCTGCTAAATTGTTCTATATAAACTATGCAAGGGTTAATGGTTTTCGTGCACGAATTAGCAGGTACTGCCGTTCAAGGCGTGATAATTCAATCATTTCACGCCAGATCGTGTGTTCCAAGGAAGGCTTCCGTGAGGTTCGAGCCAGAAAAGATATTACAGATGAAGGGAAAACATCGAAGCGCCCTAGAATGATAACAAGAGTTGGATGCAAAGCTATGATTGTAGTGAAAAAGATGAACTCTGGAAAATGGATGGTTTCTAAATTTGAGAAGGAGCATAACCATTCTTTGTTATCTTCTAGAGCAGTCCCTATTACATCAACTTCTGGAAAAGTTGTTGATATTGCTGCAACGAGCACAGATCCTAATGAAGTAAAGGTCGAAGGATATAAAGTGGGAGTTCAATGTAATTCTACGGATTCACTCACTGTCCTTTATAACCATCTATGTCAGGAAGCcataaaatttgcaaaagaagGGTCAGTTACAGAAGAAATTTACCATGTGGCAATGAATGCTTTGAAAGAGGCTGCAAAGAAGGTTTCTGAAGTCAAAAGGAGTCATCCGCTAATGTCACAGGGTGGATATGCtattaataaaagtaaacatgAAGTTATGCGAACAGAAATTGTGAGTGCTTTACAGTGTTCGAATGAggacaaccaaaaaaaaatgacaccACAGCTCGAGCTTTTTCAAGAGCCTAGTTCCAGTCTTGTGCTAATACCAACCAACTCTTTAACTCATTCAAGCTCGAATTGTGCTGACAATATTCCACTCTCATGTGATTTAACTATAAAAGGTAACTATGTTATGATAATGATCAGCTAACGCAGTTCTTTGGGTTAGCTTTGTCCAGACCAAATGATGTTAggataattgttttatttctaaCTGCTACCTTTGTATCAAAGCTGGGGAAGTCAGGCATGTATCAGAAAGTTCTTATTTGGCCAAGGACTCTTCCCAAAAATCTCAGGTACAAATTTCCTGATTTCTTAATGTCATAATGTTACTAATATACCTGGATGATTTGTGTATTACTATTTCGTAATGGACTAGAAAGATCTTATATGTAGTTCTGACTGCAGAATTCCACTTGTAATCAAGCCTTCCAGGGAAAGGATGGAAAATTTCATGGACCTGAAGAAACTGCAGTTGCTATTCCTGCGATACCTCTCACGCTGTACATGCCTATAATGAAGAATCCGCCTAGAGATTCTGCAGGTTACTGTAATCCATTTCCTTCTATATAGGTTGCTTTCTTCATCTTATATTTCAATATAGGTTAGTAAGCTTCcagcattaaatttttagaaatggTCCAATAATTATGTGGTAACTGGTAATGCTTCTACTCGTCGTTTTCTTTTGAAGCAACATGAATATTAGCGTATGGTCTGTTGTATTCATCCGCAAAATTTTACTAAATCTTTTTGCTTGACAATTTATTCCAGTATATCTTGAAACATGTTCAGATCGAAATTTCTCCTGAGTTCCATTAGAATCATTGGAGCATTGTGTTTATTTGGATTACATTTTTTCAATCAAAGTAGGTCAACTCGTTTAAGGATACTTAAGAGCTCATATATAGTTGTAGCCAAATATGGTTACAGTTTCCATTGCTGGTAGCTTAAAACATAGTTATAAAATTCTGGTGAATCGATGTTCACTGCACCTGTTAATAattactccttccgtttcgtattataaaactttctgggTTTGCctatatttattcatgtatcaatgtatatgttttatatatgtgtctaaattcattagcatacatacgaatttagacaagaccagaaagtcttataatatggaatggaaggaaatatttattttcaatgcTCCAAAGATCACATGAGTGTTTGCTtatcataattatatatttatatgccaATGGATCTCGATTGATTTACCTGCCCACTGACGTTAGAGTGCTGTCCTGACATCTTCCCATTTTCCTGAAATGTAGATGGCCCGTACAGGTTGCTGACGGCACCTATTGAAGCAGTTCCAATCTCATACCGTCCTGCAGAACCCATCCAACACCCACAGAGAAGTTTCAGTAATCTAAGAACATTGCCTGGTTTTCTACCTAAATCGAACAAACGAGGAAAAGGTCCAAATTCTCTGGTGCATGCTACAGCTCTTGCTTGTGGTGCTCGTGTTGTGCCTCCTATGGAGGCTGCTTCACTGATCAAGGTTATTGAGTCCAAGATCAGGTCTGGAGGTGCAACAATAGCAATATTGCCTTCAAGCAGCTTGACACCTCTAATTCCTGAGGTTGCCTCCATGTCATCTTCTAGTGAAGATGATGAGGAAAATGATCACAGTGAACCCCTGATGGAGAGTATTGAACACAACTGCCATGATCAGA from Oryza brachyantha chromosome 3, ObraRS2, whole genome shotgun sequence carries:
- the LOC102713884 gene encoding uncharacterized protein LOC102713884 yields the protein MEGVVTSTVSEPKQDNEQRDSSAEFPRALTDMETSAMHDPEAQNLIGHEADTELTPYEGMEFESEDAARDFYSKYARHAGFRIRISRYTRSRRDNSIISRRIVCSKEGFHETRDCENLHVDQKQQARVGTRVGCKAMLMIKKFGPDKWVVTKFIKNHNHGPVPPRKLHAGEHDSDLKENPHSIEAVPIDEPVEGMEFESEEAAKLFYINYARVNGFRARISRYCRSRRDNSIISRQIVCSKEGFREVRARKDITDEGKTSKRPRMITRVGCKAMIVVKKMNSGKWMVSKFEKEHNHSLLSSRAVPITSTSGKVVDIAATSTDPNEVKVEGYKVGVQCNSTDSLTVLYNHLCQEAIKFAKEGSVTEEIYHVAMNALKEAAKKVSEVKRSHPLMSQGGYAINKSKHEVMRTEIVSALQCSNEDNQKKMTPQLELFQEPSSSLVLIPTNSLTHSSSNCADNIPLSCDLTIKAGEVRHVSESSYLAKDSSQKSQNSTCNQAFQGKDGKFHGPEETAVAIPAIPLTLYMPIMKNPPRDSADGPYRLLTAPIEAVPISYRPAEPIQHPQRSFSNLRTLPGFLPKSNKRGKGPNSLVHATALACGARVVPPMEAASLIKVIESKIRSGGATIAILPSSSLTPLIPEVASMSSSSEDDEENDHSEPLMESIEHNCHDQSSEEMKLQADPSELETETENCSAQPENENDDPTRF